GTTGGCCAGGTCCGCCGCGTGTTGCGGAGTGCCGTCCTTCCCCGTGAACTGGATCACCCCGCTGTCGGCTTTGACCTTCATCCGCTTCTCCAACTCCGTCAGGTCCATGCGCCAGCCGAGTTCCTGGAGGACGCGGCTCTCCAGGCCCTCGTTTGTGGCCAGCGACGCGTAGGCGTTGGCGGCCACAACGCCCAGGGGCAGCGTGCCGCCGCTCGCGGCGGACAGGGATCGCAGTCGCTCGTCAAAGTCCAGGATGTACCGCGGCCTGGCAACGGCCACGGTGGCGGTGGCCTGGTACTCGGGGGGCCAGAGAAGCGCGATCAGCCCTCCGGCGACCACGGCCACGACGGTGATGATGACGATGATTCGCCACTGGCGGGCCATCGCCTGGAAAAAGGTGCGAAGGTCTAATTCCTCGTCCATCGGTGCGTCCTTTCTGCTTCGGATCAGATAAGGCAGACAGGGAGCGCCGGATGCGCCCGGAATCCACTCCCTGCGCGCGCTAGTTTACCCAATAGGCGCGCCGATGTCAATCGCACTCCGCAGACGGCTGGGTTCTATTCTGTGTTGGCGAGCAAGTTGCGACGCACTTCCGGAAGTGCGTCGCAACTGGGCCCATGCCACGACCAGCAGAGTCTAGAACCGAGTCCCGCTATCTCACGGCAGCGCGAGCACGATGATGTCATCCTTGAGCCTTCGGCCATACGGGTCAAACGCCAGCAGCCGCTCCTGCGTATCGGGATCGTACACGCCCAGGTGAACCCGATACGTGCGCGACGCGGCACCATTGGGCAAGCGGATGGCGATCACATCGTCCACGATTTCCCCAACGTCCCAGAGGCTCGTCGGATATGCCCCGTTCCGTGGCTGGCGGTCCACCTGCCAGACCGTAGTCCCCGCAGCGTCCACCACGTGGATGAACGCGATGTAGTCCTTGTCCATCGGCGCGAGCGCCTGCCACGTCAGGTGCAGCGAAATGGTGTGCCCGTCGGAGTCCGCCTGGGCCTGCCGTGCGACCAAGGCGATCCTCTCGCCCAGGACATACTCGGCGCCGGTCTCGGTCGGCCCGATGGTCATCCCCGCCGCCATCTTGAACGGCCGCAGGCGGAACTGAAGGCCCAGGAACCGGCCTTGCGGATCCGTGGCGGCTAGCGGCGCATCGCTTGCGGCATCTAGCACCGTGAGGGCAACCACGCCCATCCCCGGAGACGGCATGTCGTCGCCTATCCGAATGCGGTACGTATCCCGCAGCACCTGGCCAGGCTTCCATAAAGAGGTCGCGTAGTTCCCCCAGCCCGGGTACAGTTCCGCCGTCCCGTGAGCGTGGCCCTCCGCGTCCAGAATCTCCCAGCGCAGCGTGTAGTTGCGCTCCATCTGGACGAGGCCGCGCCAGTACACGCGAATCTCCAGCACGTCCCCCGGCGCGTAGCGGCCCCGATTCCCGTACTCGTATCCCAGCAGTTCCATCTGATCGCCAAAGCGCACATATACGGGATTTGGCAGGTTCACCACCTGCTCGGCGGGGATGACCGGCGGCGGGGCGTACACGGGGGCGATGTAGAGGAACGGCACGGCCACGGCGACCACCGCCAGCGCTCCGCCCAGCAGCCGGGGCAGGCGATCCCGCCACACAGGCGAGAGCCAGTGCCCAATGCCCGCCGCGACGAAAACCGCCAGCGGCGGGAGAATGGCAAGCACCACGCGCCCGCGCAGGAGTTCCGTGCCCTTGTACAGGAGCAAGTAGATTGGGGGGGCCAGGACGCAGGCCACGGTCAGTGCAAGCCAGCCCGCGTGCCGCACCTTCGGCTCCCCGCGCCGCACCAGCCACCCGATGCACCCCACCGCGCCGACGCCGAGCAGCGCGGCGAAGAGCGCATAGACCCACCACGCGGCGGGCACGTTCCCCCACCCGAACGAGGCGGTGAACGTGAGGAATCCGTACCGCAGCGCGCCCCACAGGCTCACGGGCCTCAGGCGTATAACCAAATCCGCGGGATCGGTCCAAATCAAGCCCAGCGACTTGAGCACCCGCTGGTAGCGGAGCACCGGCGAGCCTACCGACGCCAGGTTTCGCAGGTACCACCACCCGCCGAGGCCCAGAGCCAGAGCGACCATGCCCCCCGTGAGCGCCCAGAATCGCCCTAGCCGTTCCCGCCTGCGAACGGTTTTGATGCCCAGCGCGAGGATCACAAGCGGGAACAACGCCAGCAGCCCCAACGCCGTCAATTTGGACAGCATGGCCGCGCCGAGCGCCAGCGCCAACTCCACAATGTGGGCATAGCGCGGCGGCCATGAATCCAGAGTCTTCACCAGCGCCAGCAATACCCATGCGGCGCAGCACACCACGAGCACATCGTTGGTGATGACGCTGCCCACGAACAGCAGTTGCGGCCAGAAGGCGACAATGGCAGCCGCCGTGAGCGCCAGCCAGCGGCACCCCGCAGAGACAACGGCGGCCATGCGGTAGGTCAGCCAGACGGTGAGGGTGGCCAGCAGCACCGACACCAGCCGCGCCAGATGAGCCGACAGCACCCACCCCCGGTAGGGGAACGCTTCTTCCGGCGTGTGGACGGCCATGTTCAACCCGCCGACGCCGGTGCCCGTGCGCGCGTAGGGGTTCACGTCGGGCGGCGTCCAGTCGCGGGCGTCCACCGCGGCGATGGCCAATGCGCCTAACACGTAGTACAGCGGTGGCTGCTGCGACTCATCAAACTCCACGCCCAGCGACTGGCCCGGCGCGGGCAAGCGCCTCTCCTGGGCGATGTAGCGCATGACGGCATAGTGCCCCCACTCGTCGTGCGCCTCCCACAGGGGCACCACCACGCTGTACACGACGCCCAGGGCGAACCGAATCGCCAGGAGCGCCAGCACTGCCTTGTCCGCGTGCCGCAGCCGCTCTCGGCCGCGCTCCAGGAACCGCCGCACAGTCATACCGCCACCCTGGAATGGAGTGCTCGCATTATAATCCCTAGCCCCCGACACGGCAAAGCGCCCCCGAAGATGGACGCGGGTTCCCTCTTCGGTGGTAACCAGGGCAGGTTTCCATACCTGCCCCGCTGTTGGAACCGCGAATCCACGCGAATGAGGTAACGGCAATCCACGAATAACACGAATGCGCACGAATGGGAAATAGACTTCAAGGGTCTGGGCCCCCGCGCGCATGCCAACCTCACCTCGTCAGGGGAGGCCGAAGGCCGGGGGTGAGGTGCGCCCGCGTCCCGCCCGACGCTGAAGCATCGGGCTGAACGAGCCAAGCCCTGCGGGCCAGGGGCGGATTCGCGTCCATTCCCGTGGATTCGCGGTTCCTTGCTGCCCGACGCTGAAGCATCGGGCTAAACGAACGAAGCCCTGCGGGCTATCCTCAGCCCCGGAGGGGCTTCGCTCCTTGAGCGCAGGGGCTTTAGCCCCGCGACATACGCGGCTGCGTTTTCGCGGCTTTCGCGCCCTTTCGTACCCTTCGCGATCCGAACGTCCCTCACCCTTGCCCTCTCCCGGCAGGAGAGGGGACAACGCCCCGCGCACGCCTGCCCCCTTCTCGCCCCGCCTGCGGGGAGAGAAGGGGGGCCAGGGGGATGTGAGGGGTACCCCCCCCCGCGGCCGTGCCTTTCGTGGCTTTCGCGCCGTTTCGTGTCCTTCGCGATCCAAATGCCCCATCAGCGCAAGAGGGCGGCGGGCGCGGCAAATCCGTAGTTCTCCGCGTGCTCGGCGTCCTCGGCGATGAAATCTGGCGCCCGCAGTCCCCTCGCCCACCAGCAGAGGGCTGGCGCGAGATGGCCCCCGACGCCATGTTGGACACTTCCCCTCGCCCTTGCTATAATGCGCGTACGCCACGCAGGAGGACCGTATGCAAGTCGTCCCGGCCACGACAAAGGCCCAGGTTCGCGATTTTGCCCTCCTTCCCTACACGCTCTATCGCCATGACCCCACCTGGATTCCGCCGCTGCGGAGCGAGCAACTGCGCCTGTTCGCGCCTGAGACCAACCCCCTGCTCCGCCACTGCGACTACGCGCTGTTCCTGCTCCGCGACGCGGGGCGCACTGTCGGGCGCGTGGCCGCGTTCGTAGATCACCTCGCCGTGGACTACTGGCGCAAGAACATCGGCTTCTTCGGTTCCTACGAGTGCGTGGACGACGCGGCCGCTTCGCGCCTGCTCTTAGATACGGCGCGCGACTGGCTCCGCGCCCGCGGGATAGAGATCATGCGCGGCCCCATCAGTTTCGCCTCGCAGGAATGGGGGTTCGTGGTGCACGGCTACGAGCACCCGCCCACCATCATGGCCCCGTACAACCCGCCGTACTACAACGCGCACGCCGAAGCCTACGGCTTGCGCAAGGCCAAAGACCTGCTGGTGTACGAGGCCGACGTGTCCAGAGGCTACACCATCCCCGAGCGGTACCTACGCCTGATGGATGCCGTAGCCGAGCGACACGGCGTAACGCTCCGCCCGCTGAACATGAAGCGCTACCGCCAGGACGCGCAGATTATCATGGACCTGTCCAACATCTCCATTGCCGACAATTGGGGGTACTATCCCGTAACCGAGGCCGAGGCCAAGCAGATGGCCCGCGACCTGAAGCAGATCGTCCACCCCGAGGCGGTGCTCATCGCCGAGGCGGAGGGCCGTCCCATCGGGTTCGCCATGACCCTGCCCGACGTCAACGTTCTGCTGCGCGGCCTCAACGGGCGACTGTTCCCGTTCGGGTTCATCAAACTCCTGTGGGGCTTGCCGCGTCTGCGCCAATATCGCTTTTTCGCGCTGGGCGTCCACCCCGACTACCACGGGCTGGGCATTGACTCGCTGCTGTACGCCCGCACCTGGCAGGCGCTGGCGCACAAGAACGTGCGTGTGGAGATTGACTACGTGCTGGAGGACAACGTCCCGATGAACAACGCCCTCAAGCGGCTGGGCGTTACCCATATCAAGACGTATCGGGTGTACGAAACAGCCATTAGCCAATAGCCTATAGCCCCTGGCTCCTGGCTGTTGGCTAACGGCTAACGGCCAAGGGCTAATGGCTCATTGTGGAGGACACCATGCCCAACATTCTCATCCGTTCTTTGGACATCCTCACGCTGGACGACAGGGGGACCGTGCTCACCGACGCGGACATCGCCGTCAGCGGCAGCCGCATCGTGGCGGTGGGCGATGTGCCCGCAGACTTCCGCCCCGACGAGGTGGTGGACGGGCGCGGCAAAGTGGCCGTTCCCGGATTCTTCAACGCGCACACGCACGCCCCCATGACCCTGGTGCGCGGCTGGGCCGAGGACCTGCCGCTGGACCGCTGGTTCAACGAAAAG
This portion of the Chloroflexota bacterium genome encodes:
- a CDS encoding glycosyltransferase family 39 protein, producing MTVRRFLERGRERLRHADKAVLALLAIRFALGVVYSVVVPLWEAHDEWGHYAVMRYIAQERRLPAPGQSLGVEFDESQQPPLYYVLGALAIAAVDARDWTPPDVNPYARTGTGVGGLNMAVHTPEEAFPYRGWVLSAHLARLVSVLLATLTVWLTYRMAAVVSAGCRWLALTAAAIVAFWPQLLFVGSVITNDVLVVCCAAWVLLALVKTLDSWPPRYAHIVELALALGAAMLSKLTALGLLALFPLVILALGIKTVRRRERLGRFWALTGGMVALALGLGGWWYLRNLASVGSPVLRYQRVLKSLGLIWTDPADLVIRLRPVSLWGALRYGFLTFTASFGWGNVPAAWWVYALFAALLGVGAVGCIGWLVRRGEPKVRHAGWLALTVACVLAPPIYLLLYKGTELLRGRVVLAILPPLAVFVAAGIGHWLSPVWRDRLPRLLGGALAVVAVAVPFLYIAPVYAPPPVIPAEQVVNLPNPVYVRFGDQMELLGYEYGNRGRYAPGDVLEIRVYWRGLVQMERNYTLRWEILDAEGHAHGTAELYPGWGNYATSLWKPGQVLRDTYRIRIGDDMPSPGMGVVALTVLDAASDAPLAATDPQGRFLGLQFRLRPFKMAAGMTIGPTETGAEYVLGERIALVARQAQADSDGHTISLHLTWQALAPMDKDYIAFIHVVDAAGTTVWQVDRQPRNGAYPTSLWDVGEIVDDVIAIRLPNGAASRTYRVHLGVYDPDTQERLLAFDPYGRRLKDDIIVLALP
- a CDS encoding GNAT family N-acetyltransferase, which encodes MQVVPATTKAQVRDFALLPYTLYRHDPTWIPPLRSEQLRLFAPETNPLLRHCDYALFLLRDAGRTVGRVAAFVDHLAVDYWRKNIGFFGSYECVDDAAASRLLLDTARDWLRARGIEIMRGPISFASQEWGFVVHGYEHPPTIMAPYNPPYYNAHAEAYGLRKAKDLLVYEADVSRGYTIPERYLRLMDAVAERHGVTLRPLNMKRYRQDAQIIMDLSNISIADNWGYYPVTEAEAKQMARDLKQIVHPEAVLIAEAEGRPIGFAMTLPDVNVLLRGLNGRLFPFGFIKLLWGLPRLRQYRFFALGVHPDYHGLGIDSLLYARTWQALAHKNVRVEIDYVLEDNVPMNNALKRLGVTHIKTYRVYETAISQ